A region of the Blattabacterium cuenoti genome:
CTTTTAAAATTTTCTTCTGGACGAAACAAAAAAATTTCTTCATTTTTATCTTTATAAGCTTTCATTCCTTCGAAAACCGCCTGTCCATAATGAAATACAAGAGATTTTGGAGAAAGGTTTATATTTTCGAATGGTTTAATGATTGAATTCTTCCATTCTCCGTTTCTAAACTCTGAACAAAACATGTGATCCGAACAATGATTTCCAAAAGAAATATTGTTAAAATCTATCTCATCTATCCTAGAATGTAAGGTTTTTTCTATTTTCATAACGTAAAAAAAACTTTATCTTTATTAAGATACCAAAGGTAATGAATAATAAATATTTTATTTTTTTTTAAAAAAAATATTAATAATCATAAATTTTCTAACTATCCTGCATAATTTTTAATACTTTTTCTACAATATTTTCAACAGATGGTTTTGAAAAATAATCTCCATCAGATCCATATGGAGGACGATGCTCTTGAGCCGTAATTGTAATAGGAGGATTATCTAAATAATAGTATCCGTTTTGTTCTTCTAATATTTTTTGGAGTATATAAGCAGAAGCCCCTCCTGGAACATCTTCATCTATAATTAATAATCTATTTGTTTTTCTTAAGCTTTTTCCAATATTCTTTTGAAGATCAAAAGGCAATAGAGATTGAATATCAATGATTTCAGGATCAATATTTATTTTAGATAATTCTTCTGCGGCCTCATGGACAATTCTCCATGTAGAACCATAAGTAACAATTGTAATATCTTTTCCTATTTTAGTCACTTCTGCTATTCCAATAGGAGTTCTAAAATAACCTAAGTTTTCCGGAAGTTTTTCCTTTATTCTATAACCATTTAGACATTCAATCACTAAAGCTGGATCATCTCCAGCTAGAAGAGTATTATAAAAGCCTGCAGCTTTTACCATATTTCTTGGAACAAGTACAAAAATCCCTCTTAAATAATTGATGATACCTCCCATAGGAGAACCAGAATGCCATATTCCTTCTAAACGATGTCCTCTTGTTCGAATAATAACGGGAGATTTTTGCCCTCCTTTTGTTCTGTATTGCAAACAAGCCAGATCATCACTCATAATTTGCAAAGCATACAGAATATAATCTAAATATTGAATTTCAACTATAGGACGAAGTCCACGCAAAGCAAGACCAATTCCCTGTCCAAGAATAGTAGATTCACGTATTCCCGTATCGAAAACTCGTGATTCTCCATATTTTTTTTGAAGACCTTCTAATCCTTGATTTACGTCTCCAATTTTACCGACATCTTCTCCAAAGATTAAAAGATCTGGGTATAATTCTAATAACTTATCAAAATTCTCTCTTAAAACGATTCTTCCGTCTACTTCACAACAATTTTTCTTATTATATACAGGAAAAACTTCGGTAATTTTTACGGAAGCTTTTTCAGAAATGCTATATAAATGTGAAGAATAATTCTCTTTTTCTTCATGGTATTTTTTTTTAAACCATTTTATCAGACATTCTTTCTGATAAGATTCTTCTTTCGACAGAAGATACAAAGATCTTCTGACAACACTAAAAATGGATCTTTTCGTATGTAACTGTTTGATAGTAAGCAATTCTTTGACAGAATTTTTTATCCATTTCTTACGTGGAAATGCATATTGCAATTTTTGCAAAATCCGAATAGCTTCATTTTTTATTTTTTCAATAGGCTTTTGAAACGCTTCCCAAGCTTTTCTTTGTTCTTGAAGAACATATTCTTTGGCTTCTACATCTATTTTATTCATAGAATCTCCATTTGCAATCTTTTTAAAAAAGCCAGTGTCTGTTTTAAACTGAAAATTCAAAATCCAATCCCTAAATTTTTTGATTCCATCATTTTTCATTTCCCATTCTAAACGCTCTTTAGATTTATATCGTTCATGTGACGAAGAGGTAGAATGTCCTTGTGGTTGGGTAAGATTCGTCACATGAATGATAACTGGAATATGTTCATGACGAGCTATTTGATCTGCTTGAACATACGTTTTTGTAAGATCCATGTAATTGGATCCATTTACACGAAGAATTTCTATCCCATTTTCTTCTTTATTTCTCTGAAAACCTGATAAAAGATCGCTAATATTTCGTTTTGAAAATTGATACTTATTAGGAACGGATATTCCATACTCATCATCCCAAATAGAAAGGATAATAGGTATTTGTAATACGGAAGCTGCATTCACGGTTTCCCAAAACAACCCTTCAGAAATGCTGGCATTTCCAATAGTTCCAAAAGCGACTTCATTTCCATTATGAGAAAACATTTTATGTGTTTTCTTCAAATTTTTTAATTTCTTATAAATTTTAGAAGCTTGAGCCAGACCTAATAGTCTTGGCATTTGTCCAGCTGTAGAAGAAATATCTGCACTAGAGTTTTTTTGGGTGATGAGGTTTTTCCAACTTCCATCTTTGTTCAGAAGACGTGTTCCAAAATGAGAAGTCATCATTCTACCAGAAGAAACAGGTTCTGCTTCTAAATCAGAATGCGCATATAATTGAGAAAAAAAACTTCTTACATTTAAAACTCCAATAGCCATCATAAAAGTTTGATCTCTATAATATCCAGATCTAAAGTCACCATTTTTAAAAACTTTAGCCATAGCTAGTTGAGGAATTTCTTTTCCATCTCCAAATATTCCGAATTTAGCTCTTCCATTTAAGACTTCTTTACGACCTAAAAGACTTGTTTCACGACTGATTCTTGCTAATTTATAATCAGTCAAAATCATTTTTCGAAACAAATCGAAAGAGGTTTTCCCATCATTTATCTCCATTCCATATTTTATACTATTTGTATTCATTAAATACTAATTTTTTTTTTATGAAAATACAGTTTTCAGATTCTTATAAAAGAAAAAATAAAGTTTATTTTTAATATATTGCTTAATAAAGAAAAAAAATGATCTCTCACATGATGGGAAAAATCACATTGGCTATCATAAAGCCTGATTCTGTTGAAAAAGGATATATAGGGCCTATTTTGTTTCATATAGTCAATGCAGGATTTCATATTATGGCACTTAAAATGACGGATCTCTCTAAAAGATCTGCAAAAAAATTTTATGCAGAACATAAAAAAAGTCTTTTTTTCGATTCTTTAGTGAACTTTATGTCTTCCGGACCAATAGTCTCTATTATTCTAGAAAAAGAAAATGCAGTAGAAGATTTTAGAATTTTAATAGGAGATACAAATCCCATTCATGCAGCTGAAGGGACTATACGAAAGTTATATGCAAGTTCTTTAGAAAAAAATGCGATTCATGGATCAGATAGTAATCAAAATGCTGTTAGAGAATGTCTATTTTATTTCTCTCATCGAGAAATTTACTGGTAATTCAACTTCATTTCAAAAATTTGTATTTTGTATAATTAAAATTATAAAATGAAAAAAAGTTTTTTAATTATTATTTCCACTATATTCATCTTAATATTTGTAATCAGTTTATGGATAACTGAAACATATAATCAACTAGTCAAATTGAATGAAAAGATAAAAACACAATGGAGTCAAGTGGAAAACGTTTATCAAAGACGAGCAGACTTAATTCCAAACTTAGTAAAAACGGTAAAAGGATCTGCTAATTTTGAAAAAAACACTCTGAATCAAGTCATAGAAGCAAGAACAAAAACCACTTCCATGAATATCAATCCCAATAATTTAAATCAAGATCAAATAAGCAAGTTTCAAAGAGCGCAAGAAGGATTACAAAGTTCTCTTAGCAGATTATTATTAATTGTAGAAAATTATCCTCATTTAAAATCAACACAAAATTTTTTAGAATTACAAAATCAATTAGAAGGAACAGAAAATCGTATTAATGTGGAAAGGAACCGTTTTAATGATCAAGTCAATCATTTTAATACTTATAGAAATAAATTTCCAAAAATTATCATCGCGAATTTTTTTCCTCAATTTAGAGAAAAAGGATATTTCAAATCTCAAATAGAATCAGAAAAAGCTCCTATTATAAATTTTCAGGATTAAAAAAAATGGAAAAAAAATTTTAGATGAAAAAAATTCTAAAAGAGATTAGTAAAATTTTACTCATTTTACTAATTTTCACAAATTTCGTACAAGGACAATTAAATATTCCGGATAATCCAAAAAAAATATATCCCGTTTACGACTATGCAGGAGTTTTATCCCACCCTCAAATACAAAAATTAAATGAAAGACTCATTCAATATTCAAAAAAAACCTCTACAGAAATTTTAATTTCTATTGTTCCAGATCTTTATGGAGAAGATCCAAATTTTTTAGCTTCTAAATGGGGGAATAAATGGCATATTGGAAAAAAATATAAAAACAATGGAATTATCATATTATTATCTATTAACGATAAAAAAATCTCCATTCAAAATGGATACGGAATAGAACCCTACTTGACCGATTTTACCACTCGACGACTCATCCAAAAAATAAAACCTCTTTTAAAAAAAAATCTATACTATGAAGCTATAGATATCAGTCTGAAAGAAATATTCAGAACCATGAAAAATGAATATATAAACAAGGAAAACAAAAAAAATCATTTTTCCAAATGGAATTTGGCTTTTTCTATTAGTGTTTTTTTGATTATGTTTTTTTTCTTATATAAAAAAGTAATCGACCCAACATCATTATTAAATATATTATTTTTAACGAATATTACGAATCTTATAAAAAAATCTTCCGATAATGAAGATAGTTTTGACGGATTCGGAGAAGGTGGAAATTTTGGAGGTGGTGGATCATGCGAAAACTGGTGATCTAATCTAAATTTTTATTTTTTCTTTTTAAGAATTCTTCAAGATGAACTATTTTTTTCAAAGTATCACTTTCTTTCTTTTTTTCCTTTAAAAGGATTTCTTTTGGAACAGATTTCACATATTTATTGTTGGATAAATTCTTCCGGATCATAGATAATAAATTATAAAAATATTGAATTTTTTTTTCAATTTGAATAAGATCTATTTTATTAGAAGAATACTTTCTATCTAAATAAAGAAAATATTTATCCGTTCCTAAAAAAAAGGAAAAAAATTGTTCTTTTTTAGGTTTTTTTAAAACATGAATGATTTGAGATAAATTTGCTAATTTTAATATTATAGAATGGTATTCTTTCTCTATTCCTTCTTTCATGTAAAAGAAAACTAAACTTTTTTTATAAGGAATATTCATTTTATTTCTTATAGAACGTATTTGAGATATAATTTGAACTGCCTTTTCAAAAGAAACTAAAATTTTCTGATTATAGGATTTTTTTTTAGGCCAAGAAGAAATAATTAAAGCTTCTTCTCTTGTTCTTTTTTGAAGAAGACTCCAAATTTCTTCGGAAAGAAAAGGCATATATGGATGTAATAGTTTTAACACATTCTCAAACCACTTAATTGTATTTGAATAGACTGGTTTCGATATCCCTTTTCCAAAAACAGGTTTAATAATTTCAAGAAACCAAGAACAAAAATCATTCCAAATTAACTTATATAAAATCATCAATGATTCATCAAATTTATATTGATGAAAATTTTTTTCAAAAATTTCTAAAACATGATAAAAACGATTTTCAAACCATCTAATAGCCTTTTTAGATGCTTCAGGAAAATCTTTATTTTTTTCTTCTATTTTCCAACTTTTTATCAAACGAAAAGCATTCCATATCTTATTAGAAAAATTTCTTCCTAGTAAACAGATATTTTCCTCAAAATGAAAATCTTTTCCTGCACTAGCTCTTAGCATAATCCCCATACGAACAGCATCTGCTCCATATTTTTCAATTAAATCTACAGGATTTGGAGAATTATTTAGAGATTTAGATATTTTCTGATTTTTATCATCTCTTACTATTCCAGTAAAAAAAACCCTTTTAAATGGTTTTTGTTTTCTGAAAAAAAAACCAGCCATAATCATACGCGAAACCCAAAAAAACAAGATATCTGAACCTGTAACTAAATCTTCAGTAGGATAGTAATAAGATATTTCTCGATTATGAGGATGAATAATTCCATCAAAAACAGACATAGGTAAGATCCAGGAAGAAAACCATGTATCTAAAACATCTGATTCTTGTCTAATTTCATTTTCCTTTAAATGAGGATCATGACTCTTAATTTTCGCTTTTATTAAGGCTTGTTCCAAATTTTCTGCTACTACAAAATCATTTTTTGAATTTCCATAATAATAAACTGGGATACGATGTCCCCACCACAATTGTCTAGATATATTCCAATCACGAATTTTATCCATCCACTGAAAATAAATTTTTTTAAATTTACTTGGATAAAATTGGATTTCTCCATTTTTAACTGCTTCTACAGCAGGAATAGACATTTTTTTCATCTTTAGAAACCATTGAAGAGACAATTTTTGTTCTACTACGGTTTTTGTTCTTTCTGAGAATCCAATTTTTTGATTAAAGTTATCTACCTTAGACAAAACTTCTAAGCTAGATAACTCTTTGATTATATTTTTCCTCACTTCAAAACGATCCATTCCTTGATAATGAAGACATTTTTCATTGAGAGTTGCATCCTCATTGAAAATGTCAATTATCTCTAAATGATATGTATCAGCAATAGCTTTATCATTGATGTCATGAGCTGGAGTGATTTTTAAACATCCTGATCCAAAAGATGGATCTACGTATGAATCTTGAATAATAGGTATCAATCGATTGATTATTGGGATTCTTGCGTATTTTCCCTTTAAATGAAAATAACGATTGTCATCTGGATGGAAACAAATAGCTGTATCCCCAAACATGGTTTCAGGACGAGTCGTAGCAATAGTCACAAAATATTTTTCCCCTTCTATTGGATATTTTATATAAAAAAGTTTTCCTTTTTGTTCTCGATAGAAGACTTCTTCATCCGAAATAGTCGTTTTAGCTTCTGGATCCCAATTTACTACACGATAACCCCTGTATATATATCCCTGATTATATAAATCTATAAAAACTTCTGTAACAGATTTGGATAATTTATTGTTCATAGTAAATTGAACACGGTTCCAATCACAAGAACACCCCAATTTTTTTAGTTGATTTAAAATAATGTTCTTATGTTTTTCAGACCATTCCGAAACATGTGATAAAAATTTCTCTCTTCCTATAAGAATTTTAGACAATCCTTTTTCCTTTAATTGATGAACTACTTTTGCTTCTGTGGCAATAGAAGCATGATCCATCCCAGGAATCCAACAAGGATTGTATCCTTTCATTCTTGCATATCTAATCAATATGTCCTGTATAGTATTATTCAAAATATGTCCAATATGAAGAACTCCAGTAATATTAGGAGGCGGCATCAAAATTGTATAAGGGGCCTTCTTTCCCGGTAAAGAAAAAAAGTAATTTTCATTCATCCAATGATGATAGATTCTTTTTTCTACAGATTTTGGATCATATTTAATTGGAATATCCATAAATTTAAAAATATAAAAAAAAATGAAAATTATACTAATTTCTGCTATTTCTAGCAATGGCTTTATAGGAAAAAATAATCAATTAATGTGGCATTTACCAAATGATTTAAAACGTTTCAAAAATATGACTTTTGGAGAAACCATTCTGATGGGTCGGAAAACTTTTGAATCCATTGGGAAAATTCTTCCAGGAAGAAGAAATATTATACTCACAAAAAAAAATAAAATACATTTTTTTTCCTCGAATAAGACTAATCCTTGCGGAACTTTTGAAGTTTATTCTTCTTTGAAACAAGTTTATGACTTAAATTATAAAAAAATATTTGTGATAGGAGGAGAAGAAATCTATACTTCTACTATAGATAAAGCTCATATCATAGAATTAACTGTAATTCACAAAAAATTTTACGGAGATGCAAAATTTCCAAAAATTTCTCTTAGGAAGTGGAAAAAAAAATATGAATTTTTTCATGAAAAAGATAAACATCATTTATATAATTACAGTTTTATACAATATGAAAGAAAAGACTAATTATTTATTCTCTTCTATCTAGTTCTTTTTTGATCCTGGCCGCCAGTTCGTAACATTCATTTACAACTGCATGATTTAATAAAACGTTCAGATCTCTTTCTGTCATTTTTTCTAAATCTTTTTGACTGTTTTCTTTTTTAAAAGAAAGTTGAACAGAATTTTCAATCCCTCCTTCTGAAGAGGTCTCATTTTCTTTATTTTCGATAGGAAATCCATTTTCAAAATAAATTCCAGCCTTATCAAATATTTCTTTTGTAGTATAAATGGGAGCTTGAAATCGCACAGCTAAAGCTACCGCATCGGATGTTTTGGAATCTATTTTATGTTCTTTATTTTCTCCTTCAAACAGGATATAAGAAAAAAATATTCCATTGAGTAATTTATATATAACAACTGCTTTTAACTTTATATGAAATGCTTTCGAAAAAGTGATAAATAGATCATGTGTAAAAGATCTAGATGGATCTCTTTTTCCTAGAGCATAAGCAATAGATTGAGCCTGCAAACTCTCTATGATAATAGGAAGTTTTATTCTTCCAGATTCTTCTTCCAGTAATAAAACATATATTCCAGATTGTATTTGACTTAAGGAGATTCCACGTATAGCTAATCTGATAAGTTGTTCCATAGAATAGAAAAAATATATATCACCAAATATACTAAATTTGGAAGTAAATTTTATGGATTTTAAAAATAGGAATATATAAAATTCTTTGTAAAAATTGTTGCTAGATGTAATAATTTTTTTTATATATTTAAGATTCAAGAATCCTAATCGTATACTGTAACTATGCAACTATTTAAAATTTTTATTATGAATACTTCTATTAGATTTCTAATTCCAACAATTTTTCTATCGTTAGGAGTTTTTCTCGTCTCCTGTAATGATGAGATCACTTCTGTTGATGAATCTGTAAATAAAAAAAAAACAGAAGATTCCCCTTTTATTCCTCCTCCTACAGGTCCTTCTTTTGCTAGCTCTAATCCAATAACTCCGACCCCCCCCGCACCCACTCCTCAGAAGCCTCATTTTATTCCTACTGATCCTCCTTCTAATGGAGATAAACCTTCTTCTTCGGTTTCTACTGCTCATTTTTATTCCGAAGATTTGTCTAAAAGAATAAAAGAGATCGGTGAAAAAATAGAAAGATTAGAAAAAGAAAGCGAGTTTCATCATCATGACTTCTATCAGATGGTTGGGGTACAAAAAGGATTATTGAATGAAGTGAAAAGAAAAAAAACGGTCATGAAATCTAAACCTTATGGTTCAGCAGAACACATACAAGCTCGAAAAGAATTTGAAGATCAAAAACAATTAGGAAAAGAAAGATTAAAAATACTTAAAGAAAAAAATTTATTTTTGAGTCAACTAACTAAATCTATAACAGAGGCTAAAAATGAACAACTTGCTCTTCAAAAAATGCAAGAAGATTTCCTTCAAAAAAAAAATAATTTAACTAACACAGAGGAAAAAAAGAACTGATTGATTGATTATATCAAATTAAAAAACGGAAAAGCGAAGATATTAGATTAGGCTTCCTTTTCCGTTATTATTTTATAACAGTTGAGAACTTTTACATTATGATGAAAGAAAAAACTTTTCGTGAAGTCCTAGCAGAAGCTATGAGTGAAGAAATGAGAAGAGATAAGGCGGTCTACCTTATGGGAGAAGAAGTGGCTCAATATAATGGAGCTTATAAAGCTTCCAAAGGAATGCTTGAAGAATTTGGCCCAAAAAGAGTTATCGATACACCTATATCAGAATTAGGATTTTCTGGAATAGGAGTAGGTTCTGCCATGAACGGATGCAGACCTATTATTGAATTTATGACTTTTAATTTCTCTTTAGTCGCCATGGACCAAATTATTAATAATGCGGCAAAAATCCGTTATATGAGTGGGGGGCAATGGAATATTCCTATTGTTTTTAGAGGTCCTACTGGATCTGCTGGACAATTAGGAGCTACGCATTCTCAATCTTTTGAAAGTTGGTATGCTAGTTGTCCTGGATTAAAAGTAGTAATTCCATGTAATCCATATGATGCTAAAGGACTTTTAAAATCCGCTATAAGAGATAACAATCCCGTAATTTTTATGGAATCTGAACAAATGTATGGGGATAAAATGATGATTCCAGAAGAAGAATATATTCTTCCTATTGGAAAAGCTGAAGTAAAAAAAGAAGGAACAGATATTAGTTTAGTTTCTTTTGGAAAGATAATGAAAATGGCCTTAAACATTGCCAATAAATTAGATCGAGAAAACATCAGTGTAGAAGTCATAGATATTCGGACTATTCGTCCGTTAGATTATGAGTCTATACTTTTTTCTGTGAAAAAAACTAATCGTTTAGTGATTTTAGAGGAATCCTGGCCTTTTTCTTCAATAGCTTCTGAAGTCTCTTATGTTATACAAAAAAAAGCGTTTGACTACTTGGATGCGCCTATCAGTAGAATTACTCTACTTGATACTCCTGCACCTTATTCTTCTAATTTAATTAAAGCTTGGTTTCCAAATGAAGAAAAAATAATAAAGACTATAAAAGAAACCCTTTACATTATCTAATTAATACACAGCTTGAACTATCTGATAAATATTTTCTGGTTTGTCCATGGTGTAATAATGGATCACTTCAACTCCAGAATCTTTTAGTTCTTTAGATTGTTGGATCGCCCATTCAATTCCAATATGAGAAACCATTTTTTTATCTTTTACTTTTTCAATTTCTTTCACTAATTCATGAGGAATATTTAAATAAAAACGAGAAGGAAGACTATTTAACTGTTTTTTAGAAGAAATTGGTTTAATTCCAGGTATGATAGGTACATCCACTCCTTCTGATCTACATTTTTTTACAAAAGAAAAGTATTTTTTATTATCAAAAAACATTTGAGTGACAATATAATTAGCTCCTGCTTCCACTTTTTTCTTTAAAAAAAACAAATCACTTTCCATATTTGGCGCTTCTAAATGTTTTTCTGGATATCCAGCTATTCCAATACAAAAATCAAATAATGGAGAATCTTTTTGTTCGAAAGTATTATCAAGGTACTTCCCCATGTTCAAGTTTTGAACTTGTTCAACCAATTCTACAGCATATTGATGACCGTTTTTTTTCGAAAAAAAACTCTTTTCAGATTTTAAAGGATCTCCTCGAAGAACTAAAACATTGTCTATTCCTAAAAAATTTAGATCTATTAAAGCATTTTCCGTCATTTGTCTATTGAATCCACCACAAATGAGGTGTGGAACCGCATCTATTCCATATTTATTCATAATAGCCGCACAAATTCCTACAGTTCCTGGACGTCTTGAAATAGTTTTTCTTTGTAAAAGTCCATTTTCTTTTTCTACATAAATAAATTCCTCACGATGATATGTGACATCAATAAAAGGAGGATTAAATTCCATTAGAGGATCTAATGTAGAAAAAATATCTTTGATGTCATGTCCTCTTAAAGGAGGTAGTATTTCAAAAGAAAATAAACTCTTTTTAGCTTTAGCTATATGATCAGTTACTTTCATTTTTTTATTTAATATTATCAAATCCTGTATAAGGAACTAAGACCTTAGGAATATTAATTTGATTGACTGTTTGATTATTTTCTAATAAAGCTGCCATAATCCTTGGTAAAGCCAAAGCACTTCCATTAAGAGTATGACATAATTCTATTTTTCCTGTCATGTTTTTGTATCTAAGATTTAATCTATTAGATTGAAAATTAGTACAATTAGAAATTGAACTAACTTCTAACCATTTTTTTTGTGCCATAGAATACACTTCAAAATCATAAGTTATTGCAGAAGCAAATCCTAAATCTTTTCCGATTAAACGAATCAGACGAAATGGTAATTCTAAAGATTTCAAAATGTTTTGAACGTGTAAAATCATTTCCTCTAAATAATAAAAAGAAGTATCAGAAGTAGTAATTTGAATAACTTCTACTTTTTCGAATTGATGCAGTCTATTTAATCCTCGTACTTTAGATCCATAAGATCCAGCTTCTCTTCTAAAACAAGATGTATACGTAGTGGCTTTTATAGGTAAGTCTCTATAATTTAATAGATTATTTCTATAACAGTTCATAAGAGGAATTTCTCCAGTTGGAATAAGATAAAAATTATCTTTTTCTATAAAATACATTTGACCTTCTTTATCCGGAATTTGGCCTGTAGAATAGCCTGATATTTCATTAATAAGATAAGGAAAACTGTACTCCTTATAAGAAGCTTGTATATTTTTATCTAAGAAATATTGAATTAAACTTCTTTGCAGTTTAGCGCCTCTTCCAATATATACTGGAAATCCAGATCCACATATTTTTGCTCCTAAATATAAATCAAATAACTGAAATTTTTTTGCTAACTCCCAATGAGGAAGAGCATTTTCAATTTTTATTGAATCAGGAGGTGCTTCTTGAAAAAGAAAATCGTCTTTTTCTAAATTCTTTTTTACTATTTCATCAGGAATATTAGGAATTTGATCTAATTTTTTTTCTAAATTTTGAATAATATTTTTTAATTGAATACGAAGATTTTTTTTTTTCTTTTTTAAAGAAGAAGATTCATCTTTTAAAGATTTTATTAGAAATTTTTTTCCATTTTTATCACCTATAATATGGCTTATTTCTTTGGAAATTTTATTTTCATTCTCTGAGATTTTATTGATCTCATATTGTATTTGTTTCTTCCTATTATCTAAGATGAGGATCTCATCTATTAAGTTTCTTTTTTCAAATTTTCTTTTTTCTAGTCCTGATAAAATTTTTTCCCTGTTTTTACGTATGAAAGAGACTTGAAGCATAGAGAAAATTAAAATCGTATTTCTAAGTCTTCACAAGATACAAATAATATATTTTCTATCTTTGCATAATGCGTGAATCTTTTTTTCATAAAAAATTTGATCAATACTTTTTAAAAGACAAAAATATAGCTAAGAAAATTGTCAAGAATCTTTCTTATAAAAATTATAATACTGTAGTTGAAATAGGTCCAGGATTAGGAATATTGACTCGTTATTTATTAACTCCATGGAACAAACTATTTTTAATAGAAATTGATAAAAAATTAATCCTGTTTTTAAGAAAAAATTTTTCAGTTTCTAAAAATCAAATCATACATAAAGATTTTTTACAATGGAATCCTGAAGAAATGAATCTAACAAATTTCGCAATAATTGGAAATTTTCCTTATAGAATTTCTTCTCAAATTTTATTTCATATATTAAAATATAATCAATATATCCCAGAATGTATTGGGATGTTTCAAAAAGAAGTAGCAGAACGTATCACATCTCATGAAGGAAATAAAACCTATGGAATTTTATCTGTTCTCGTACAAACATTTTATGAAGTGAAATATCTGTTTACAGTAAATAAACATGTTTTTTTTCCTATTCCAAATGTAAAATCTGCCGTAATTTCCTTAAAGAAAAAAGAAAGAAAAATTTTCTGTAATAAGGATCTTTTATTTCAATGTGTAAAAATAGCTTTTAATCAAAGAAGGAAAACATTAAAAAATGCTTTACAATATTTTATTAAAGAAATACCAAATTATTATAACCTCCCATTCTTAAATAAAAGAGCAGAACAATTATCTGTAAAAGATTTTCTTCAATTAACAAAAGAAATAGAAAATAGAAAATGACTCAATTATTAAATGGAAATAAATTAGCTCTCGATATAAGAAAAGAAATTTCCGATGAAATAGAAAAAAGCATACGAAATA
Encoded here:
- a CDS encoding alpha-ketoacid dehydrogenase subunit alpha/beta — its product is MNTNSIKYGMEINDGKTSFDLFRKMILTDYKLARISRETSLLGRKEVLNGRAKFGIFGDGKEIPQLAMAKVFKNGDFRSGYYRDQTFMMAIGVLNVRSFFSQLYAHSDLEAEPVSSGRMMTSHFGTRLLNKDGSWKNLITQKNSSADISSTAGQMPRLLGLAQASKIYKKLKNLKKTHKMFSHNGNEVAFGTIGNASISEGLFWETVNAASVLQIPIILSIWDDEYGISVPNKYQFSKRNISDLLSGFQRNKEENGIEILRVNGSNYMDLTKTYVQADQIARHEHIPVIIHVTNLTQPQGHSTSSSHERYKSKERLEWEMKNDGIKKFRDWILNFQFKTDTGFFKKIANGDSMNKIDVEAKEYVLQEQRKAWEAFQKPIEKIKNEAIRILQKLQYAFPRKKWIKNSVKELLTIKQLHTKRSIFSVVRRSLYLLSKEESYQKECLIKWFKKKYHEEKENYSSHLYSISEKASVKITEVFPVYNKKNCCEVDGRIVLRENFDKLLELYPDLLIFGEDVGKIGDVNQGLEGLQKKYGESRVFDTGIRESTILGQGIGLALRGLRPIVEIQYLDYILYALQIMSDDLACLQYRTKGGQKSPVIIRTRGHRLEGIWHSGSPMGGIINYLRGIFVLVPRNMVKAAGFYNTLLAGDDPALVIECLNGYRIKEKLPENLGYFRTPIGIAEVTKIGKDITIVTYGSTWRIVHEAAEELSKINIDPEIIDIQSLLPFDLQKNIGKSLRKTNRLLIIDEDVPGGASAYILQKILEEQNGYYYLDNPPITITAQEHRPPYGSDGDYFSKPSVENIVEKVLKIMQDS
- a CDS encoding LemA family protein → MKKSFLIIISTIFILIFVISLWITETYNQLVKLNEKIKTQWSQVENVYQRRADLIPNLVKTVKGSANFEKNTLNQVIEARTKTTSMNINPNNLNQDQISKFQRAQEGLQSSLSRLLLIVENYPHLKSTQNFLELQNQLEGTENRINVERNRFNDQVNHFNTYRNKFPKIIIANFFPQFREKGYFKSQIESEKAPIINFQD
- the ndk gene encoding nucleoside-diphosphate kinase encodes the protein MMGKITLAIIKPDSVEKGYIGPILFHIVNAGFHIMALKMTDLSKRSAKKFYAEHKKSLFFDSLVNFMSSGPIVSIILEKENAVEDFRILIGDTNPIHAAEGTIRKLYASSLEKNAIHGSDSNQNAVRECLFYFSHREIYW
- a CDS encoding TPM domain-containing protein, which translates into the protein MKKILKEISKILLILLIFTNFVQGQLNIPDNPKKIYPVYDYAGVLSHPQIQKLNERLIQYSKKTSTEILISIVPDLYGEDPNFLASKWGNKWHIGKKYKNNGIIILLSINDKKISIQNGYGIEPYLTDFTTRRLIQKIKPLLKKNLYYEAIDISLKEIFRTMKNEYINKENKKNHFSKWNLAFSISVFLIMFFFLYKKVIDPTSLLNILFLTNITNLIKKSSDNEDSFDGFGEGGNFGGGGSCENW